TATAAACCCTTAAATGCTAAATCTGTAAACGTCCTCACATGCAAAATCTGTATAAACCCTTAAATGCTAAATCTGTAAACGTCCTCACTTGCAAAATCTGTATAAACCCTTAAATGCTAAATCTGTAAACGTCCTTACATGCAAATCTGTATAAACCCTTAAATGCTAAATCTGTAAACGTCCTCACATGCAAAACCTGTATAAACCCTTAAATGCTTAATCTGTAAACGTCCTCACATGCAAAATCTATATAAACCCTTAAATGCTAAATATGTAAACGTCCTCACATGCAAAATCTGTATAAACCCTTAAAAGCTAAATCTGTAAACGTCCTCACATGCAAAATCTGTATAAACCCTTAAATGCTAAATCTGTAAACGTCCTCACATACAAAATCTGTATAAACCCTTAAATGCTAAACCTGTAAACGTCCTCACATGCAAAATCTATTTATGTcatcatatacaaaatttgCATCAACCCTCGCATGCAAATCCATATCAGCCCTCAAAATCAATATCTGCATCAGCTCTTACACCCAAAATCTGTACATGCCTTAATGTGGAAAACTGTATAAGCCTTCATGTGCAAATTCTGTATAAGGCCCACATGCAAATTTTGTATCAGCTTTCAATGATGTGCAAAATCTCTTTACACTCTAATTTGCAAATCTGTATCCactttcaaaagtaaaatgtgCATCAGCACTTGCACACAAACTCAATATAAGCCATCATATGCAAAactcttaaaatatatatcatgaaaTCAATACCCCTCCTGTAGCCCCAATGTTATCTTTTTATCTTACAGGCAGCATCAACAGCCCCATTCAGTGAACAAGCAACAGTGTCATGTGCTACAAACTTTACTGGTACCCTGAATGTGTGTAACACACTTTTCCCTCTACTGAGGCCTCATGCTAGGTAAGTCATTCAGTGTCATGTGCTACAAACTTCTATGGTACCCTGAATGTGTGTAACACACTTTCCCCCTACTGAGGCCTCATGCTAGGTAAGTTATTCAGTGTCAACTTCTACGGTACCCTAAATAAGTGATAGGGAGCTAGCATTTGAGTTTTATGGAAGGGGGAGGGGTAGGTAGGATGTaattttgtccttttttaaatattataatctctgtcctgcctttttattgaTGGAACTGGTTTTGAATATGTATAcgacaaaatgtatataatgattgaaataatataatttttttttggatgacCTACTTTTTATGAATACAGTTTTTTCATAGGAGGATTCAAATTGTCCAGACATATCTTAACATTGCAAAGGTTTAGTAGTTATATTCATataaagataattgtttaatttctatctgttctctttttttcaaataatgttATCTGTCATTAATAGAATGTTAGTTAAtggtttctttttaatattttttgcataCTATAATTTAAACCAACTTATATTTGCGAATACTTTATTTGGCGCTTATCCCTTTCTAGACCATTTAGAGGCAATTTgatttttgaacttttaaatttgcttGATGAATGTAAATTAGGAAAGAATAATGCTTTCCATAATAGTGATGATCTATATTTGCATTATTATAATACTctgaaaagttgtgaaaataaATCGCACATGATAATATGTTTGGTTACAGTATTTGAATTTCACAGAAAGACATATCCTGtcttagatataaaaagatgtgatatgagtgccattgagacaacgtTACATATAAGTCACTATTAagtatttgtaaaagtaaaccattataagtcaaagtatgCCCTTCAACAAGGAGTCTTGGGTCACAcctaacagcaagctataaaaggcccccaaaaatactagtgtaaaaccattcaagcAGGGAGACCAACACCCTTATctatgtaaaaaatgataaacaagaaacacttacgAACCATGTCAACAAATGACAATTACTGAACATCAGGTTAGTTCATATTTCAAAGGaagcatgaaaaaaaaaaaaaaatatgcttcaaTTTATTTACAGAGTATCCAATGTATCTAGTATGGCATCACAGATGTCTATAGCAAAGTGTAGTGATGAAATTAAAGCAAAGTTTAAAGACCCTAAAATAACAATGGACCAGCTAAAAGTTCTTATTCAGCAGTTCATTGAGTAAGTACATGAAGAAGTTAGGTATGTACATTTGGGAGTCAGCCTGCATATAGTTTAGAAATGATATTAATTGAcattttcagaatctaaaggactgtagcagggtttcccctgggtcaattatttttttcgccacctctttcgccaaaacaataaatttttcgccactttattattttttcgccaaataaatttttcttttaaaatttcttttttttccagcCCTCCCCCTTCCTTTAAATAAGAAgtgttttttacaacaaaacgaagaatcttatcacttggaattgatccctcgtgtaaggtgtagtcatATTACATTGAAGgttactctcatgccaaccttttgaatagatttcttcataacgacaaTTTTCTTGtctagaccatcgtaaataagtaaaactatatgcttgaaacacgtgtgttacagaaacgactttgaagtacccactcaaatcaatgatctttatgaaagttaaatgataaagttttaaatcagagacctttctagcttttgaacatttttataacaacaattttcttttcataagaAGGAGATAAAGCGTAAATTTTGCCTCAAACACGTGGGTCGCAAAGcggtaaataaattcatttgtgACATGtgcagaagccatttaaccatatcattttgtcatatcatataatcaacacctttattaattagtcctttgatgtcgatagctatgaatgcaatcagctgattattgattttctgtcaaaatcttaacgagttcaaggtgaattccgagtattgtctgagaGGTAAAGTCAGAGaacccgaaaaaagtaaataaacaagatggctgaaaataaatcgttatatatatatatttctttcgccaaattctttcgccaatgacgaattttaatcgccacaattattattatttcgcaaattgcgaaaatggcgaccgccagcatAAACCCTGGACTGtaggtaatttcattgtttgtacACCAAAAGAATACAACTTCCTGTCATGGGATAGATTTCCATTGTGTAGTAggatttaaaacaaacacaaaattttggtgtatgcttttgaaaatattacccagaatgcattagattctgaaatgtCGAATTTATTTAGAattcaatgttatataaaaagtctttttgCCAAATTCAATGTAGAATTTATTCACTGTGAAGTCtatggtaattttttatttttgataggTAAAATTCTTTTGTGCaaaccaaattaaaaataatattgtattttgttatttatttgttaaacacTATTTCAGTGCTGCACAGACTGACAGCCACCAAAAACAAGGTTTTTCTTCCTCAGCCTATGGAATGTCAAAGGTTGGTGTAACTGTGATGAGCTTCATACAGCAGAGAGAATTGAACTCTGACCCTAGAGAGGATATTGTTGTGAATGCAGTAAGTAAATaattttagctcacctggtcccAAAGCCTATGTCAGTTGGAGTTATTTTCTTCACTTTCTAGGTCATCAATTTTTAGTATTGTTAAAGACAATTCTCCTCTGGCTCTCCTCTAGAGAATCATATTCAAaccagtgtggtcctggccattgattgatgacctaaattatcccattgactgggacagagtAGGTGAACgcttgtcggtaacaatcactgctcactatgtactttttAAAGACGCTGAATAtatggggtcaccaaaggttctcaacacctaaataaagcaattcaaaaaacgaatccggaataatacgagttgttgatttatatcaataatataaatcaaaacataaaggttattcctgaataatttttcgaattattttattattaaaggcgttaagaacctttgatGACCCCACAGtctaaattctataataagtaagaagtgagcaatggtcgttacagacaaacgttcacctaatctgtcacagacaatgggataatttagaacgtcaatcaatggccaggaccacactgttttgaatatgattctatgatTTGATTAACAACCAGTCCTTACTGCAaaataagctataaaaggcctcactgaattacaggctcttaaTGCTGGATAGTAACATACATACTAAATGTGGGTTAAAAAATGTTGGagtaacattacaacataagaaggaaataaaaaaacctTAACTTGTTGGGACCACAGCTTCATATATCATAACACCTATATGGTGCTTTTATGtgataatctttataaaaccttaatgaataatttaattttcataacaaCCAAAAGTTATGAAATTTATGCAAAATATTGGGCTCAACATGGTAATGGTTATCCTAACTGGGGATAGTGGTGAAACATTTCAATATAAGAGCCAATAATATAGATCTATACCTACTTAATTTTTTTAGTCCACAGCTTCAAATAAATCTAATAATTCTCAGACATGTCAGATGTGTAAATACATTATTCCTATTTGTAGTGCtgttatgtaataaactttacatacctgtcaacctgtgacgatgaaaatgcaggtcatgacctgcattgaagaatcaaatctcaggtcataacgcgtacaAACTTTTTCGAGCTGAATTTCAGTATTAatggtacattttcttattatGTATATGGAAAATACCAAAACATCAATGCATGTTCACTTGGTTGAGTCATTTTATcctaattaattattatttcattgcacttttaaagattttaataaatttgtgtaATACAGTTTTATGttctttactttttgtaattatcagatactagaattttttttcaattgtaatttaaaatgtttgagaCCATTGGCTCACACAGCAAATTAGGAAATTAGACTAagataaaatatagtaatacagttaaaggcagtataaatgtaaaaaataattttcaacttttttttttaaattgtataaaagtattaaaataatgaaaagttatttttcaaaatgtatttgaattctaaattttttatcattttatctttttcacccataaaacataaaaataaggaataattttgaatggtgacaaataaggggaagtaactctaaCTCTATTTGTATACAAATGTAGAGCAGTTTATTTACGacctaaagctaaggtaattggtgttaattaacagtgtgtttgacaccaaagctgtcaagtaaagccatgcacttaatgggtcacttaaattgacagtttacatagctagatgaacttcctgttcatggaagaattacgaatttgccggtatttCAAAAGAATATTACTTATGAAATCAATCGCAAGGCTAAGAAATACGGGTGAAATCGGGTCATTTTCGGAATTCCCGGGTGATTTCAATGACCCGGCGGGTGTCTCGGGTGATCCCtcagaattgtgaaaatctcgGGTCACACCCGCAGAAAACGGGTCAGTTGACTGGTATGACTTTATGGAACCTTAATGAATAGTATTTTTGATACtaaccaaaaaatatgaaatttatatttttcatgttttcagTGTTGCCCTGGATATGTAGATACTGATATGACA
This Mytilus trossulus isolate FHL-02 chromosome 14, PNRI_Mtr1.1.1.hap1, whole genome shotgun sequence DNA region includes the following protein-coding sequences:
- the LOC134697058 gene encoding carbonyl reductase [NADPH] 1-like isoform X2, with protein sequence MAKRVAIVTGANKGIGYAVVQALCKQFDGDVLLTGRSEERCKAAVAELKKQGMSPKYHQMDLDDQTSINKLRDFVKEQYGGIDVLVNNAGIAFKAASTAPFSEQATVSCATNFTGTLNVCNTLFPLLRPHARVSNVSSMASQMSIAKCSDEIKAKFKDPKITMDQLKVLIQQFIDAAQTDSHQKQGFSSSAYGMSKVGVTVMSFIQQRELNSDPREDIVVNACCPGYVDTDMTSHKGHKTVEQGADTPVYLAMLPSGTTSPKGKFVSDRKIQNWG